The sequence CTTCATCGTACTCCCGAAGCTGGCTAGGACTTAACCAGTGTCTTTCAAGTAACATCCCAGGAGCAACTAATTCTATGGTTGTCTCAACAGCATCAAGAATAATACTGAGAAGAGCGAAACACTGAGCGCTGGTACCTCGTGGTCCGCGTACTCTTACTTCTACGTAACTTTGATCTTCATCTTCGAAAGTGATTATACTTTCGCAAGGTCCGATACATAATTTTGATCCTCGCCACCATTGATATAAATCTGAATTTGATGGATCCCACGATTGAGTGATCTTCCTTAACTGTGACTGTATTCAAACATTTGTTTATCATCTTGTAAtacgataaaattatttactattaCTTTCGCGTACCTGCAAGTGTGGAAATATTGCAATTAAATGATACAAAGGTGCTTCGGATGGAGAAAGACGAAGACCGGTATGAGGTAAAATATTGGAACACGGTTTCCATGGTTCCCATAATCCTGGTAAACGTTCAACGAGATTCAAACAGGGTATCTCATATTCCACTTCATCATCGTCCACTTCGCACTGAAACGTGACTTTGTTAAGTTATAAAGCAAAGCATAAAAGCTATATTAATTATACCTACCGGAACACATAAATTCACAGCTTGCAAAGCTTGCAAGGCCTGGCCTGCAGGACAAGGACAACGAGCCTGAAAATCCTCTAAAGCATAAACTCCTGTTGTGCGACCTCCGAGACGTCCTCTTTGTTCAGGACTTAACTGCCAGTTTATTACATCCTGCCAAAACCACTCTGGGCTTAACACTATTAAATTTCCAGGAAGAAGCATACATTCTCCTAAATTCTGAGAATTAACACCTACATAATATATTATGAATAAACGATAAATGATTTAAATATCATGGTAAAAACACAAACCTGTAACTGTAGTCCAAGATGTCTACAATGTTCTAAACAAGCTAACGGATTAATTTTTCTCACTTCCCTCAAAAATTCTTCCTGTGTAAGCATTACCAGAGGTACCTCTAAAGATTGAACATACGACCTCCAAGCTTCGGCAAGACCAGTCCACACTAATGCActctataataaaatatttgcatctttactgataaaatataatagaaaaaatatgaaataatacacTGATGCAGAAAATATATACAAGggtagttttttttttattctttaattgCATTGGACAGTAGTGCATGTATGTATTAATGGAATAAAGCATTAGAGcagttattaaataaattacagcTTCATTATACGCATCACTTTTATCAAAGGAATTGAGAAATAGTTCGACCTGTTTATCAAGATTCGCCAAGGGCACATACGAGGCCGCGGCCCGCGGCGTGTCACGTCGAAGAATACTTTCTGCAACTTCCGGTCCTTCCTACATCATGCATTGCATGCAGTAAGGCTGATGTTAATAAACGTTAATGACCAAATAATCAGCAACTAAAATATATGTTGTTAGTAAATTGATCATATGATAGAGTGATAGCagatataaaaaatttgatgtattttctttcttcattttcaagGAATGTGCTTAATTAAATGTTGTAAATAACttctttaattgaaaaatatgaaaaatacgaaatatattattttcgGTGAGCTTAGTTACTTGTACGTGTATTGAATGAACCATGCATCATGAATGACCATGGATTACTGAATCATAACTTTAACAAAAATGTTTGCATTATATTTAGAAATCAATACTTTGTTCAACATGGTATTAACATTGCAggatttcaaattaaatagaCGTGAATAGTACAAATGTAATTAGCATTATGCAAAATGAAATGAACCGATTCTAATTAGAATCGTTTTGAAAATGTTAATGCACACATTTATTGCATGCTGTACAAACAGTGGCGTTATTCCTGTAAAAAAATGTGGAAGTATAATTATGTACACAAATATATTTAAGTGAAcctgaattttttttttatgttccGTGTATTTTACATTAGTTTCACGCTAGTATATGATTGGACTGAACGAGTCGCTCGTGCAACCAAGCTCGAAATAAAGACTTAGGTTTccatttcaaattttttagtGTAAATTATATTTGCTATTAATAGAATTCTCGTTAACACGATTAGCCGAGCTTgacttttttcaaattaatacaaattgCTTAAAAATCTCGGTTAAGACTGAGAGACtcgtaattattttttttttccattatatattttacaatgaTGAATAGTAACAAAAAATTGTCTTGTAGTATGTGTAAATAATGTGAAAAGTGTAATAACTTTGATAAATCATATAATCACTTCACCTCTAAAAATTCCATCCTTGCATTATTCAAGTAAGATCTTAGAAGTTTTAGACCAGGACTAGAAGGGTTAGTTGCATCTACTGCGACCATTTGAGGTTCATCTCCCAAAACTGGTGTAAACTCTTTCAAAAAAGGTAAAAGTGGAGCAAGTAGACTACCACTATTTGAATTTGGAGCAAGAGGTTCGGGAGCATAAGTTCCAACTAAGATTACTTTAACATCATTGTATTTGCCACCGAAAcctatgttataaaaatatatttagtaaAACATATTCACACATACcacaacattagatataattaattaaactcacCAAAATTAGTAGGCGCGATACGATCTGTGATAAATCGCAACCAAAATTTTACTTGCTGAAGTTGCACAGTGAGAGGTTCTCTAAGGCTAACTGTGATAAGGTGTACGGCAGGTTGTTGAAAAGTAAGAACATAATGATAAGATGCTAAAAAGTCTTCGCGACCGCATAATTCCCAAAATATACATTCTCCGCCTTAAGGATTAAATTCATAACGATTCGTATCTTTAGTATTATCTTGAAAAAGACTTGAAGGATTATTTTCCTTACCTACGTTACCGCGGCTCCAATCTACTCCTTGTGTACCTTCGTATTCATTGTCGCTATATTCAAAACTAAGTGAACCATGCTTGCTAGTTACATCTAGTTCAATGCTTGGTTCCCTCTAAACGGAAATAATCGATTTTCATAGACatcttaattaaataaataaatcctCGATAGATTGTTGTTGAAAATAACTACCTTTGCTGTATAGTTCTGACTTCTTGATCTTCTAAAGAATCCGAAACTAAAAATTCCtgattttaaagaatttattaaAGATGATTTTCCCGATGCACAGTGCCCCAAAAGTCTTATGTGTAAACGATCTATTGGTCTGTGTGTTGGTTGCAGCTGTTTGATGTAATTTTCGCGTTGAATAGGCTACAATTGAAATCAATATTAGTACAAAATATAAGTactaataaatatattattccGTAACACATACGTTTCGAAGCTTATCCAACAGTGATGCAATATCAGGATGTCCGTATTTAATTGCTGTTACATCAGCCCTGATTCCTCGATTTGTCTTGTCAACATCACAACCGGCAAGGCACAAATGTCTAACAAGATTAATGAAACCATGCCTAGCAGCCACGTGTAGTGGTGTTAAGCCTTTTTTATTAGGGGTATCCAGATCTATCCCACTTTCTATTAAAAAAGTTACCATTCCTTCGTCTCCTGTTTCACATGCAAGGTGTAGAAGTGTGTCTTCTTTCTATTTGAGGAAAAGTAACTGTTCAACATCTTATCCACATTATACATAGTTTGAAGTATGTTTAATATAAAGTGAATCTCACAGAATCTTTTACATTCAATGGTGCTCCTTGCAGTAATAACTGAGAAACAGCCTCAATACAGCCTCGTTTAACAGCGCTAATCATAGCTTCACCAAGACCTTGAGAGGCTTCTGATTCCTATagaataacaaaaaaaaatatagatatcaaatatatatttttatacttattgtgttttgttattatttatgCTACAATATATGGTCAGTACATATAAGATGCATACGAATATTAACTTAATACattcaatgaaaaaatgatacTAACTCTAGTCACGCGATgtgaataaataaacattatttcatgcaaataaaaaaaaaacaaaatgagcgattgaaaatgtaaattataatCAGCTCTGGTTATTACAAACAAAAGTATAATATTGCATTCAGGAACAGACCGTGAGGATCCAAGGATGTTTAAGGCACGATTCTGCAGTTCCTCTTTCTCTGAAAAACAAATTTCACATTATTACTTAATTGTGTTTTAAATCAATCTTAGTGGCCCAACATCTCTTGTACTCACTTTGGATCCTTGATCAACAAGGACCGTATGAAGTCTTTGGCAATTTCGGATACTGTACTGAAATATTCATTGTCAAATTGATATTGACATGCAGCAACATTTGCATAAGTTTCTTGTTTATCTTCACCTAAAAATGGTGATGCACCACTTAAAAGAATGTATGTTAGAACGCC comes from Osmia bicornis bicornis chromosome 4, iOsmBic2.1, whole genome shotgun sequence and encodes:
- the LOC114876372 gene encoding death-associated protein kinase 1-like isoform X3, giving the protein MMPGTSRQLGTLNGPEWDTLMEVHHEPIEKNYKLLEEIGKGQFAIVRKCMEIKTGELYAAKIMRKRRVARGVAAADIAREAGLLARLRHPNIVSLHKVVDTGTTVVLLLELISGGELFHWVPSGELEAAHVVRQVLMALNHLHSHQVAHLDIKPENILLSTPPPMPSIKLIDLGLSHRLIPGSEHRALFGTPEFVAPEIVNYEPLSLGTDLWAVGVLTYILLSGASPFLGEDKQETYANVAACQYQFDNEYFSTVSEIAKDFIRSLLIKDPKERGTAESCLKHPWILTESEASQGLGEAMISAVKRGCIEAVSQLLLQGAPLNVKDSKEDTLLHLACETGDEGMVTFLIESGIDLDTPNKKGLTPLHVAARHGFINLVRHLCLAGCDVDKTNRGIRADVTAIKYGHPDIASLLDKLRNPIQRENYIKQLQPTHRPIDRLHIRLLGHCASGKSSLINSLKSGIFSFGFFRRSRSQNYTAKREPSIELDVTSKHGSLSFEYSDNEYEGTQGVDWSRGNVGGECIFWELCGREDFLASYHYVLTFQQPAVHLITVSLREPLTVQLQQVKFWLRFITDRIAPTNFGFGGKYNDVKVILVGTYAPEPLAPNSNSGSLLAPLLPFLKEFTPVLGDEPQMVAVDATNPSSPGLKLLRSYLNNARMEFLEEGPEVAESILRRDTPRAAASYVPLANLDKQSALVWTGLAEAWRSYVQSLEVPLVMLTQEEFLREVRKINPLACLEHCRHLGLQLQNLGECMLLPGNLIVLSPEWFWQDVINWQLSPEQRGRLGGRTTGVYALEDFQARCPCPAGQALQALQAVNLCVPCEVDDDEVEYEIPCLNLVERLPGLWEPWKPCSNILPHTGLRLSPSEAPLYHLIAIFPHLQSQLRKITQSWDPSNSDLYQWWRGSKLCIGPCESIITFEDEDQSYVEVRVRGPRGTSAQCFALLSIILDAVETTIELVAPGMLLERHWLSPSQLREYDEIIHSWEPAPMISALIDKGLEEATLKNPLNEKEETVWEIVGCGLPLIENCLPGPKQPIKYIKSAVQRRLAQMLDPPDRHGRDWCLLAVRLGLGDRVAQLDSTVDSPTLRLLNNAGADCTVGSLILQLRALDREDAVHLLLSYTPTYILSTGTDSETGSNLSR
- the LOC114876372 gene encoding death-associated protein kinase 1-like isoform X1, whose amino-acid sequence is MMPGTSRQLGTLNGWQMFNSFLQFNTIEGCKACQQRFQYTSPEWDTLMEVHHEPIEKNYKLLEEIGKGQFAIVRKCMEIKTGELYAAKIMRKRRVARGVAAADIAREAGLLARLRHPNIVSLHKVVDTGTTVVLLLELISGGELFHWVPSGELEAAHVVRQVLMALNHLHSHQVAHLDIKPENILLSTPPPMPSIKLIDLGLSHRLIPGSEHRALFGTPEFVAPEIVNYEPLSLGTDLWAVGVLTYILLSGASPFLGEDKQETYANVAACQYQFDNEYFSTVSEIAKDFIRSLLIKDPKERGTAESCLKHPWILTESEASQGLGEAMISAVKRGCIEAVSQLLLQGAPLNVKDSKEDTLLHLACETGDEGMVTFLIESGIDLDTPNKKGLTPLHVAARHGFINLVRHLCLAGCDVDKTNRGIRADVTAIKYGHPDIASLLDKLRNPIQRENYIKQLQPTHRPIDRLHIRLLGHCASGKSSLINSLKSGIFSFGFFRRSRSQNYTAKREPSIELDVTSKHGSLSFEYSDNEYEGTQGVDWSRGNVGGECIFWELCGREDFLASYHYVLTFQQPAVHLITVSLREPLTVQLQQVKFWLRFITDRIAPTNFGFGGKYNDVKVILVGTYAPEPLAPNSNSGSLLAPLLPFLKEFTPVLGDEPQMVAVDATNPSSPGLKLLRSYLNNARMEFLEEGPEVAESILRRDTPRAAASYVPLANLDKQSALVWTGLAEAWRSYVQSLEVPLVMLTQEEFLREVRKINPLACLEHCRHLGLQLQNLGECMLLPGNLIVLSPEWFWQDVINWQLSPEQRGRLGGRTTGVYALEDFQARCPCPAGQALQALQAVNLCVPCEVDDDEVEYEIPCLNLVERLPGLWEPWKPCSNILPHTGLRLSPSEAPLYHLIAIFPHLQSQLRKITQSWDPSNSDLYQWWRGSKLCIGPCESIITFEDEDQSYVEVRVRGPRGTSAQCFALLSIILDAVETTIELVAPGMLLERHWLSPSQLREYDEIIHSWEPAPMISALIDKGLEEATLKNPLNEKEETVWEIVGCGLPLIENCLPGPKQPIKYIKSAVQRRLAQMLDPPDRHGRDWCLLAVRLGLGDRVAQLDSTVDSPTLRLLNNAGADCTVGSLILQLRALDREDAVHLLLSYTPTYILSTGTDSETGSNLSR
- the LOC114876372 gene encoding death-associated protein kinase 1-like isoform X4, encoding MMPGTSRQLGTLNGWQMFNSFLQFNTIEGCKACQQRFQYTSPEWDTLMEVHHEPIEKNYKLLEEIGKGQFAIVRKCMEIKTGELYAAKIMRKRRVARGVAAADIAREAGLLARLRHPNIVSLHKVVDTGTTVVLLLELISGGELFHWVPSGELEAAHVVRQVLMALNHLHSHQVAHLDIKPENILLSTPPPMPSIKLIDLGLSHRLIPGSEHRALFGTPEFVAPEIVNYEPLSLGTDLWAVGVLTYILLSGASPFLGEDKQETYANVAACQYQFDNEYFSTVSEIAKDFIRSLLIKDPKERGTAESCLKHPWILTESEASQGLGEAMISAVKRGCIEAVSQLLLQGAPLNVKDSKEDTLLHLACETGDEGMVTFLIESGIDLDTPNKKGLTPLHVAARHGFINLVRHLCLAGCDVDKTNRGIRADVTAIKYGHPDIASLLDKLRNPIQRENYIKQLQPTHRPIDRLHIRLLGHCASGKSSLINSLKSGIFSFGFFRRSRSQNYTAKREPSIELDVTSKHGSLSFEYSDNEYEGTQGVDWSRGNVGGECIFWELCGREDFLASYHYVLTFQQPAVHLITVSLREPLTVQLQQVKFWLRFITDRIAPTNFGFGGKYNDVKVILVGTYAPEPLAPNSNSGSLLAPLLPFLKEFTPVLGDEPQMVAVDATNPSSPGLKLLRSYLNNARMEFLESALVWTGLAEAWRSYVQSLEVPLVMLTQEEFLREVRKINPLACLEHCRHLGLQLQNLGECMLLPGNLIVLSPEWFWQDVINWQLSPEQRGRLGGRTTGVYALEDFQARCPCPAGQALQALQAVNLCVPCEVDDDEVEYEIPCLNLVERLPGLWEPWKPCSNILPHTGLRLSPSEAPLYHLIAIFPHLQSQLRKITQSWDPSNSDLYQWWRGSKLCIGPCESIITFEDEDQSYVEVRVRGPRGTSAQCFALLSIILDAVETTIELVAPGMLLERHWLSPSQLREYDEIIHSWEPAPMISALIDKGLEEATLKNPLNEKEETVWEIVGCGLPLIENCLPGPKQPIKYIKSAVQRRLAQMLDPPDRHGRDWCLLAVRLGLGDRVAQLDSTVDSPTLRLLNNAGADCTVGSLILQLRALDREDAVHLLLSYTPTYILSTGTDSETGSNLSR
- the LOC114876372 gene encoding death-associated protein kinase 1-like isoform X2, which encodes MQSVPTTFSIYEYCLYSPEWDTLMEVHHEPIEKNYKLLEEIGKGQFAIVRKCMEIKTGELYAAKIMRKRRVARGVAAADIAREAGLLARLRHPNIVSLHKVVDTGTTVVLLLELISGGELFHWVPSGELEAAHVVRQVLMALNHLHSHQVAHLDIKPENILLSTPPPMPSIKLIDLGLSHRLIPGSEHRALFGTPEFVAPEIVNYEPLSLGTDLWAVGVLTYILLSGASPFLGEDKQETYANVAACQYQFDNEYFSTVSEIAKDFIRSLLIKDPKERGTAESCLKHPWILTESEASQGLGEAMISAVKRGCIEAVSQLLLQGAPLNVKDSKEDTLLHLACETGDEGMVTFLIESGIDLDTPNKKGLTPLHVAARHGFINLVRHLCLAGCDVDKTNRGIRADVTAIKYGHPDIASLLDKLRNPIQRENYIKQLQPTHRPIDRLHIRLLGHCASGKSSLINSLKSGIFSFGFFRRSRSQNYTAKREPSIELDVTSKHGSLSFEYSDNEYEGTQGVDWSRGNVGGECIFWELCGREDFLASYHYVLTFQQPAVHLITVSLREPLTVQLQQVKFWLRFITDRIAPTNFGFGGKYNDVKVILVGTYAPEPLAPNSNSGSLLAPLLPFLKEFTPVLGDEPQMVAVDATNPSSPGLKLLRSYLNNARMEFLEEGPEVAESILRRDTPRAAASYVPLANLDKQSALVWTGLAEAWRSYVQSLEVPLVMLTQEEFLREVRKINPLACLEHCRHLGLQLQNLGECMLLPGNLIVLSPEWFWQDVINWQLSPEQRGRLGGRTTGVYALEDFQARCPCPAGQALQALQAVNLCVPCEVDDDEVEYEIPCLNLVERLPGLWEPWKPCSNILPHTGLRLSPSEAPLYHLIAIFPHLQSQLRKITQSWDPSNSDLYQWWRGSKLCIGPCESIITFEDEDQSYVEVRVRGPRGTSAQCFALLSIILDAVETTIELVAPGMLLERHWLSPSQLREYDEIIHSWEPAPMISALIDKGLEEATLKNPLNEKEETVWEIVGCGLPLIENCLPGPKQPIKYIKSAVQRRLAQMLDPPDRHGRDWCLLAVRLGLGDRVAQLDSTVDSPTLRLLNNAGADCTVGSLILQLRALDREDAVHLLLSYTPTYILSTGTDSETGSNLSR
- the LOC114876372 gene encoding death-associated protein kinase 1-like isoform X5, producing the protein MEVHHEPIEKNYKLLEEIGKGQFAIVRKCMEIKTGELYAAKIMRKRRVARGVAAADIAREAGLLARLRHPNIVSLHKVVDTGTTVVLLLELISGGELFHWVPSGELEAAHVVRQVLMALNHLHSHQVAHLDIKPENILLSTPPPMPSIKLIDLGLSHRLIPGSEHRALFGTPEFVAPEIVNYEPLSLGTDLWAVGVLTYILLSGASPFLGEDKQETYANVAACQYQFDNEYFSTVSEIAKDFIRSLLIKDPKERGTAESCLKHPWILTESEASQGLGEAMISAVKRGCIEAVSQLLLQGAPLNVKDSKEDTLLHLACETGDEGMVTFLIESGIDLDTPNKKGLTPLHVAARHGFINLVRHLCLAGCDVDKTNRGIRADVTAIKYGHPDIASLLDKLRNPIQRENYIKQLQPTHRPIDRLHIRLLGHCASGKSSLINSLKSGIFSFGFFRRSRSQNYTAKREPSIELDVTSKHGSLSFEYSDNEYEGTQGVDWSRGNVGGECIFWELCGREDFLASYHYVLTFQQPAVHLITVSLREPLTVQLQQVKFWLRFITDRIAPTNFGFGGKYNDVKVILVGTYAPEPLAPNSNSGSLLAPLLPFLKEFTPVLGDEPQMVAVDATNPSSPGLKLLRSYLNNARMEFLEEGPEVAESILRRDTPRAAASYVPLANLDKQSALVWTGLAEAWRSYVQSLEVPLVMLTQEEFLREVRKINPLACLEHCRHLGLQLQNLGECMLLPGNLIVLSPEWFWQDVINWQLSPEQRGRLGGRTTGVYALEDFQARCPCPAGQALQALQAVNLCVPCEVDDDEVEYEIPCLNLVERLPGLWEPWKPCSNILPHTGLRLSPSEAPLYHLIAIFPHLQSQLRKITQSWDPSNSDLYQWWRGSKLCIGPCESIITFEDEDQSYVEVRVRGPRGTSAQCFALLSIILDAVETTIELVAPGMLLERHWLSPSQLREYDEIIHSWEPAPMISALIDKGLEEATLKNPLNEKEETVWEIVGCGLPLIENCLPGPKQPIKYIKSAVQRRLAQMLDPPDRHGRDWCLLAVRLGLGDRVAQLDSTVDSPTLRLLNNAGADCTVGSLILQLRALDREDAVHLLLSYTPTYILSTGTDSETGSNLSR